The Streptococcus oralis Uo5 genome includes a window with the following:
- a CDS encoding ABC transporter permease → MYLAIKEILRNKLRYSLILTTIFLIAFMVFFMTSLALGLVRNNRAAIDNWQATGVVLSDYANDNLTASFIPEKDYKDKSSEEAAPLGYMFAVTNLVDGSEKVNVSIFAQDWDSFISPSLTEGRYPEGDDEVVVDQSFENYGMKLGDAIQLNGSDSSYKIVGLTQGNKFFTEPVVFTSLTTYWTLQGTLKANRSISALVLKNDIEVTGDGLKQISIPKMISKIPGYTPQVNVFSGMILAMIVITGLIVGIFVYIITIQKLGLYGIMRAQGIQIKTIVWSLFCQIFLLAGMGIALALLAIGGVILVLPATFFFYPSWIAYSVLSLVISLMALLGGVISLPRLLKVDPITAIAE, encoded by the coding sequence ATGTATCTTGCTATCAAAGAGATATTACGAAACAAACTTCGATATAGTTTGATTCTAACTACCATTTTTCTTATCGCTTTTATGGTCTTTTTTATGACCAGTCTAGCTCTTGGTCTTGTGCGAAACAACCGAGCCGCTATTGATAACTGGCAAGCGACGGGAGTGGTTTTATCTGACTACGCAAATGATAATTTGACGGCATCTTTTATTCCTGAAAAGGACTACAAGGATAAGAGTTCTGAAGAGGCTGCTCCATTGGGCTATATGTTTGCTGTAACCAATCTAGTCGATGGTAGTGAAAAGGTCAATGTTTCCATTTTTGCTCAAGACTGGGACTCTTTTATCTCTCCTAGTTTGACGGAGGGTCGTTATCCTGAAGGAGATGATGAGGTTGTCGTGGATCAGTCTTTTGAGAACTATGGGATGAAGCTAGGTGATGCCATTCAGCTCAATGGAAGCGATTCAAGTTACAAGATTGTAGGCCTGACTCAAGGAAATAAATTTTTCACCGAGCCTGTTGTTTTTACGAGTCTGACAACTTATTGGACCTTACAAGGAACCTTGAAAGCCAATCGTTCCATCTCTGCCTTAGTATTGAAAAATGACATAGAAGTGACTGGCGATGGACTGAAACAGATTTCCATTCCAAAAATGATATCGAAAATTCCTGGTTACACACCTCAGGTTAATGTATTTTCAGGGATGATTCTCGCTATGATTGTCATCACAGGCTTGATTGTGGGTATTTTTGTCTATATCATTACCATCCAAAAACTAGGACTTTATGGAATAATGCGAGCTCAAGGAATACAGATCAAAACCATTGTATGGTCTCTGTTCTGTCAAATCTTCCTCCTAGCTGGTATGGGGATTGCTTTAGCCTTGCTGGCAATCGGAGGAGTGATTTTAGTCTTACCAGCTACCTTCTTTTTCTATCCGAGTTGGATAGCTTACTCTGTCCTAAGTTTGGTAATTTCCTTGATGGCCCTTCTAGGTGGTGTCATTTCACTTCCACGCTTGCTAAAGGTGGATCCGATTACTGCGATTGCAGAATGA
- a CDS encoding ABC transporter ATP-binding protein, with protein sequence MTTLIEMTQVTKTYGEGKMKVVALHETNFQLNTGEFVTIVGPSGSGKTTFLTTLGQLQEASSGKILVKGKETGSLTEKEKTDLRFREFGFILQASNLIPFLTVKEQLDLIDRLDKGKNSKSDRKELFDLLDLEKVQNHYPKALSGGERQRAAIARALYNNPSIVLADEPTASLDTERAYQVTEMLAAIAHEQGRGVVMITHDTRLLDKVDRIYVMNDGHLVEETHA encoded by the coding sequence ATGACAACATTGATTGAAATGACTCAAGTGACAAAAACCTACGGGGAAGGAAAGATGAAAGTCGTTGCCCTGCATGAGACGAATTTTCAGCTAAATACGGGAGAGTTCGTAACTATTGTTGGGCCTTCTGGCTCTGGCAAGACAACCTTTCTAACAACTCTAGGACAACTTCAGGAAGCATCGAGTGGAAAGATTCTAGTCAAGGGGAAGGAAACAGGCAGTTTGACGGAGAAGGAAAAAACAGATCTCCGTTTTAGAGAGTTTGGTTTCATTCTCCAGGCTTCAAACTTAATTCCTTTTCTAACGGTCAAGGAACAGCTGGATTTGATAGACAGACTAGATAAGGGAAAAAATAGTAAAAGTGATCGAAAAGAGCTGTTTGACTTGTTGGATTTGGAAAAAGTTCAAAATCATTATCCCAAAGCTCTATCGGGTGGCGAACGTCAGCGTGCCGCGATTGCTAGAGCGCTCTATAACAATCCAAGCATTGTGCTTGCAGATGAGCCGACAGCCAGTCTTGACACTGAGCGTGCCTACCAAGTAACGGAGATGTTGGCTGCCATTGCCCATGAACAAGGCAGAGGAGTTGTCATGATCACTCATGATACACGCCTTCTTGATAAGGTTGACCGTATTTATGTTATGAACGATGGCCACCTAGTTGAAGAAACACATGCATAA
- a CDS encoding peptidase U32 family protein, producing the protein MEKIIITATAESIEQVEQLLEAGVDRIYVGEKDFGLRLPTTFSYDQLREIAKLVHEAGKELIVAVNALMHQDMMDRIKPFLDFLEEIKTDYITIGDAGVFYVVNRDGYSFKTIYDASTMVTSSRQINFWGQKAGASEAVLAREIPSAELFKMPEILEIPAEVLVYGASVIHHSKRPLLQNYYNFTHIDDEKTRKRDLFLAEPSDPESHYSIFEDNHGTHIFANNDLDLMTKLTELVEHGFTHWKLEGLYTPGQNFVEIAKLFVQARSLIQEGKFSHDQAFLLDEEVRKLHPKNRFLDTGFYDYDPDMVK; encoded by the coding sequence ATGGAAAAGATTATCATTACAGCAACTGCTGAAAGTATTGAACAAGTTGAACAACTACTCGAAGCTGGCGTAGACCGTATCTACGTTGGTGAGAAAGATTTTGGACTTCGTCTGCCAACAACCTTTAGTTATGACCAATTGCGTGAGATTGCTAAGTTGGTTCATGAAGCAGGCAAAGAATTGATCGTCGCAGTTAATGCCCTCATGCACCAAGATATGATGGATCGTATCAAGCCCTTCCTAGACTTTTTGGAAGAAATCAAGACAGACTACATCACTATTGGCGATGCAGGTGTCTTTTACGTAGTCAACCGTGATGGCTATTCCTTTAAGACTATCTACGATGCTTCAACCATGGTGACAAGCAGTCGTCAGATTAACTTCTGGGGTCAAAAGGCTGGCGCATCTGAGGCGGTTTTGGCGCGTGAAATTCCATCTGCTGAGCTCTTCAAGATGCCTGAGATTTTGGAAATTCCTGCTGAAGTGTTGGTTTACGGAGCTAGTGTCATTCACCATTCTAAGCGACCACTTTTGCAAAACTACTATAACTTTACGCATATTGATGATGAAAAAACGCGTAAACGTGACCTCTTCTTGGCTGAACCAAGTGATCCAGAGAGCCATTACTCTATCTTTGAAGACAATCATGGTACCCACATCTTTGCTAACAATGACCTTGATTTGATGACCAAATTGACAGAATTGGTAGAGCATGGTTTCACTCACTGGAAGCTAGAGGGGCTCTACACACCTGGTCAGAATTTTGTAGAGATTGCTAAACTCTTTGTCCAAGCACGCAGCTTGATTCAAGAGGGCAAATTCAGCCATGACCAAGCTTTCTTGTTAGATGAGGAAGTGCGCAAGTTACACCCTAAAAACCGTTTCCTCGACACAGGATTCTATGATTACGATCCTGACATGGTTAAATAG
- the rpiA gene encoding ribose-5-phosphate isomerase RpiA, whose protein sequence is MENLKKMAGIKAAEFVKDGMVVGLGTGSTAYYFVEEIGRRIKEEGLQITAVTTSSVTSKQAEGLNIPLKSIDQVDFVDVTVDGADEVDSQFNGIKGGGGALLMEKVVATPSKEYIWVVDESKLVEKLGAFKLPVEVVQYGAEQVFRRFERAGYKPSFREKDGQRFVTDMRNFIIDLALDVIEDPIAFGQELDHVVGVVEHGLFNQMVDKVIVAGRDGVQILTSTKAN, encoded by the coding sequence GTGGAAAATCTGAAGAAAATGGCAGGTATCAAGGCTGCTGAGTTTGTCAAGGATGGCATGGTAGTCGGACTTGGAACGGGCTCTACTGCCTACTATTTCGTAGAAGAAATCGGTCGTCGGATTAAGGAAGAAGGTTTGCAGATTACAGCTGTAACGACTTCCAGTGTGACCAGTAAACAGGCTGAAGGTCTTAACATCCCGCTCAAGTCGATTGATCAAGTAGACTTTGTCGATGTGACGGTTGACGGGGCGGATGAAGTAGATAGCCAGTTCAACGGGATCAAAGGCGGTGGTGGGGCCCTTCTGATGGAGAAGGTTGTCGCAACGCCCTCAAAAGAATACATTTGGGTGGTAGATGAAAGCAAACTGGTAGAGAAACTAGGTGCTTTTAAATTGCCAGTAGAAGTGGTTCAGTATGGTGCAGAACAGGTTTTTCGTCGATTTGAGCGAGCTGGCTATAAACCAAGTTTCCGTGAAAAAGACGGCCAACGTTTTGTGACCGATATGCGGAACTTTATCATTGACCTAGCCTTGGATGTCATTGAAGATCCAATTGCCTTCGGGCAAGAATTGGACCATGTCGTTGGTGTCGTTGAGCATGGCTTGTTCAACCAAATGGTAGATAAGGTCATCGTTGCTGGACGAGACGGGGTTCAGATTTTAACTTCAACAAAAGCAAACTAA
- a CDS encoding DUF3270 domain-containing protein translates to MSARKLEAYEFEQAPESKQTPLYQDYTPEAPVGPNLKEILFFVNIACFCIFMALFSFIFLALKLNTALSFIAAMGLSFALLQLQRKIMKRKFSK, encoded by the coding sequence ATGTCCGCAAGAAAACTAGAAGCTTATGAGTTTGAACAAGCTCCCGAATCGAAACAAACTCCGCTTTACCAAGATTACACACCTGAAGCCCCAGTCGGCCCTAACCTAAAAGAGATTTTATTTTTTGTAAATATCGCTTGTTTCTGTATTTTTATGGCACTGTTTAGTTTTATCTTTTTAGCCTTAAAATTGAACACAGCTTTATCCTTTATCGCTGCAATGGGTCTTAGTTTCGCCCTTTTACAACTTCAACGAAAGATAATGAAACGAAAATTTTCAAAATAA